CTTCAAAGGCCGGGTAGCGGCGGATCACCTTGTTGGAGAATATTCGCGACAGGCGCGAATTATTCGAGGTGTCTACCAGCTCCGGCTCACCAATCGCCAACAGCAGGCGCTCGGCGGCAGATGCGTAGGTGCTGCGGTCCTTTTTGCACAGCTCGAGATACTCCTGCAGGGTAAGTTCTTCCTGCTGGGTGGACTCGAAGCGTTGTTGGAAGTGGCTAAAGATACTCATGACGTCGTCACCTCGCTCGATACGTGGAGCCGACGCCGGATCAATCAGTCGATGCTGGCAGCCATTGGCGATCGCCACTGGCTGTTTTCCCCCCAGAACACCCTGAAACGCTACCGATGACCCGCACGCCGGTGTACCGGCTCTCCCCTGATTCGGATGGCCTGCGCTTAAGGATAGTTCGGAATCCGGGAGGTCAAGGCGCGATGCGCAATTAGTTTGGCTGCGCCGTTCGTCAGAAACGGCGCAAGCCCAAGCGTCACGCGGGGTGGCGGGGTGTGAAAAAAATTATTGCGAATTGTCGGAGGCAATTTCTGCAGGATAGGTCGTACGCCACAGTTCGAAGCCGCCGTCCAGGCTATAGACGTCGGAGAAGCCCTGGCTGATCAGATAGGCCGCTGCGCTCTGGCTGGAATTGCCGTGGTAGCAAGCCACGATCACCGGCGCGTCGAGGTCGGCGGCACGGATGAAGTCCTGGATGTTGTGGTTGTCCAGATGCTGCGCACCGCTGATGTGAGCCGCTGCATAGGTCGGCTGATCGCGGATGTCGACCACCACGGCGCCTTGCTCGCGCAGGGCCTGGGCCTTTTCGGGAGGGATACGTTTGAATTCGCTCATGGCGGGCTCCTAGGGCTTGGCGCCCGGCAGTGTTACAGAAAGGGGAGATTCGCACTGGCAGCTCAGGCGCTCGCCGGTGTCGATGTTCATCAAGGTCATGCTGCCACCCCACACGCAGCCGGTGTCGAGGGCGAATACGCCGGGTTCGTTGCACTGGCCTTCAAGGGCGGCCCAGTGGCCGAAAACGATCTTGGTGTCACGGGTCTTGCGTTCTTTATGCTCGAACCACGGCTTGTAGCCAGGCAGTGCGGTGTCGGCGCCTTCCTTGCTCTTGAGGTCCAGTTTGCCTTCGGCGGTACAGAAGCGCATGCGTGTGAAGTAATTGGTGATCACGCGCAGGCGGGCCACGCCGGTGAGGTCGTTGTCCCACTTGACCGGCTCGTTGCCGTACATGCCGTCGAGGTAGGCGGTGTACAGGTTGTCATCGGCCAGGGCGCTTTCGACTTCGGCGGCGCACTTGAGGGCTTTCTTCAGCGTCCACTGGGGCGGGATGCCGGCGTGTACCAAGGCCATGTTGCGGCCTTCGTCGTAATGCATAAGCTTCTGGCGGCGCAGCCAGTCCAGCAGCTCGGTGCGGTCCGGCGCTTCGAGGATCTCGCGCAGGGTGTCGCCCTTTTTCAGGCGCTCAATGTTATTGCCAGCCGCCAGCAGGTGCAGGTCATGGTTGCCCAGCACGCACACCAAGGAGTCACGCATCTTATAAAGAAAGCGCAGGGTCTCCAGGGACTCGGGGCCGCGGTTGACCAGGTCACCGACCAGCCACAAGCGGTCGCTCGCCGGGTTGAAGGCTACGCGCTCCAGCAGGCACTTGAGGGGTTCCAGGCAGCCTTGCAGGTCACCGACCGCGTACGTCGTCATCAGTGCAGGGCCCCGGGCACCGCCAGGCGAAACGGCGCGATGATGGCGTCGAACAGTTTTCCGTCGGTGGCTTTCATCTGATACGAGCCCTGCATGGTGCCGACCTTGGAGGTCATCACCGTGCCGCTGCTGTAGGTATGGCTGGCGCCGATGTCGATCAATGGCTGCTGGCCAACCACGCCGGCACCGCGCACTTCCTCGA
The window above is part of the Pseudomonas sp. KBS0710 genome. Proteins encoded here:
- the apaG gene encoding Co2+/Mg2+ efflux protein ApaG, which gives rise to MSDPRYQIDVSVVTRFLADQSHPEDNRFAFAYTITVKNNGQVPAKLLSRHWVITDGDGQVEEVRGAGVVGQQPLIDIGASHTYSSGTVMTSKVGTMQGSYQMKATDGKLFDAIIAPFRLAVPGALH
- the glpE gene encoding thiosulfate sulfurtransferase GlpE, producing MSEFKRIPPEKAQALREQGAVVVDIRDQPTYAAAHISGAQHLDNHNIQDFIRAADLDAPVIVACYHGNSSQSAAAYLISQGFSDVYSLDGGFELWRTTYPAEIASDNSQ
- a CDS encoding symmetrical bis(5'-nucleosyl)-tetraphosphatase — protein: MTTYAVGDLQGCLEPLKCLLERVAFNPASDRLWLVGDLVNRGPESLETLRFLYKMRDSLVCVLGNHDLHLLAAGNNIERLKKGDTLREILEAPDRTELLDWLRRQKLMHYDEGRNMALVHAGIPPQWTLKKALKCAAEVESALADDNLYTAYLDGMYGNEPVKWDNDLTGVARLRVITNYFTRMRFCTAEGKLDLKSKEGADTALPGYKPWFEHKERKTRDTKIVFGHWAALEGQCNEPGVFALDTGCVWGGSMTLMNIDTGERLSCQCESPLSVTLPGAKP